The Canis lupus baileyi chromosome 26, mCanLup2.hap1, whole genome shotgun sequence DNA window CGGGCCCCGCGCTCACCCCGCTCCCGCCCTCCCGCCAGTGCCTCCCCTGCGGCCCCGGGGGCAAAGGGCGCTGCTTCGGGCCCAGCATCTGCTGCGGCGACGAGCTGGGCTGCTTCGTGGGCACGGCCGAGGCGCTGCGCTGCCAGGAGGAGAACTACCTGCCGTCGCCCTGCCAGTCGGGCCGCACGCCGTGCGGGAGCGGGGGTCGCTGCGCCGCCGCCGGCATCTGCTGCAACGACGGTGGGTGGCCCGGGGTCAGGGCGGGGGCCAGGGGGTGGCGGGCGCGGCGGTCCccgggtgcggggggggggggcgacctGGGTCCCGCCCGCGCCGCGCTCAGCCCGTGGCCCCCGCAGAGAGCTGCGTGACCGAGCCCGAGTGCCGGGAGGGAGCCGGCTTGCACCGCCGCGCCCGCGCCAGCGACCGGAGCAACGCGACCCAGCTGGACGGGCCGACCGGAGCCTTGCTGCTGCGGCTGGTGCAGCTGGCGGGGGCGCCCGAGCCCGCCGAGCCCGCGCCGCCCGGCGTCTACTgagccgcccgcccggcccggcccccgccccccccccccccagcctgcagaaataaaccttttaaaatgcaCCCGCGAGTGTCTGTGTCGGTGTCCGGGGGTGGGGAGCGGGCGCGGACACCCCTCCCTCACCCGCCCCAGCCAGTCCGGGATCCGCGGGGGAAGTGGTCTTGGCTGGGCACAGTCCTTGGGGGGAACCGGGCCCGGCGACCGGGGGGGATGgcggaggggcagggggctgggtaGGGAACACTCCGGCA harbors:
- the AVP gene encoding vasopressin-neurophysin 2-copeptin; translation: MPDTMLLPACFLGLLAFTSACYFQNCPRGGKRAMSDLELRQCLPCGPGGKGRCFGPSICCGDELGCFVGTAEALRCQEENYLPSPCQSGRTPCGSGGRCAAAGICCNDESCVTEPECREGAGLHRRARASDRSNATQLDGPTGALLLRLVQLAGAPEPAEPAPPGVY